From a region of the Chitinophaga caseinilytica genome:
- a CDS encoding alpha-L-fucosidase codes for MKRLFCIITGCLGWIHSATAQIEPTALQQWRDRKYSMFIHFGVYSKLGGVWENKQISRGLSEQIRAHAAGLYNDTYENVAQEFNPAQWNPDSIATLAKRAGMKSVVITSKHHDGFALWDCAYTTFDIMDATPYKHDILKELSEACRRQGIAFGLYFSLIDWHFPPAMPISGSNSDSIPPAHHTYNMQQITELLTKYGPVSELWFDMGQMTRPQSEEMRALVHKLQPNCMIGSRIGNNQGDFTVMGDNQEPDYIIGVPWQSPASFFHETWGYRSWQERGDINAKIREKLTSLVRVASRGGNFLLNIGPKGDGTVVDFERDALLAIGQWLNTNSEAIYGTQPDPFHVPFDWGSITSRKNKLYLHLMDRPANNTIVLPGLKGKVSAARVIGGPAKVKTSEGKDGLHIQLPETLDMSGLFQVVELTFTNGYTVPPANIRPLTAGLALDNSNAFPYFSNATIDYNTSFTSTIRNAWALEPQRSGSFRPTLTYTEEEKGRTIDLELGTKTTPVLLDGGKAEQLNNDIASLQTGPIHILGPLYSGPGGTHGSLAQVDLSKPWPRQDGKSWVAHPEWKNGTQYAIDAKRPAGAMTAHYLLQEITAPAAQNVLVKLTSGDGIIVFLNGRQLLIQNNPFRKDKLDHYVLLPLQAGKNQLTVKLFNYFLNAVPFNIDFNVPQAIYHLELPEIRMQKGTYFPVSWQLHNPSTPHDEMGLPNLKLTFE; via the coding sequence ATGAAACGACTTTTTTGTATCATAACCGGCTGCCTCGGCTGGATCCACTCCGCTACAGCCCAAATAGAACCAACCGCCCTCCAGCAATGGCGCGATCGTAAATATTCCATGTTCATCCACTTCGGCGTTTACAGCAAACTGGGTGGCGTTTGGGAAAACAAACAGATCAGCCGCGGCCTCAGCGAACAAATCCGCGCACATGCCGCCGGATTGTATAACGACACCTACGAAAACGTGGCGCAGGAATTCAATCCCGCACAATGGAACCCCGATAGCATCGCTACCCTCGCAAAACGCGCGGGCATGAAATCTGTCGTGATCACATCCAAACACCACGACGGATTCGCACTATGGGATTGCGCCTACACAACGTTCGACATCATGGATGCCACGCCCTACAAGCACGATATCCTGAAAGAACTCTCCGAAGCCTGTCGCCGCCAGGGAATCGCTTTCGGGCTGTATTTCTCACTGATCGACTGGCACTTCCCGCCGGCGATGCCCATTTCCGGCAGCAACTCCGACTCCATCCCGCCCGCACACCATACTTACAACATGCAGCAGATCACGGAACTGCTGACCAAATACGGCCCCGTTTCCGAGCTCTGGTTCGACATGGGACAAATGACCCGCCCCCAAAGCGAGGAAATGCGCGCATTGGTGCATAAACTCCAACCCAACTGCATGATCGGCAGCCGCATCGGGAACAACCAGGGCGATTTCACCGTCATGGGCGACAACCAGGAACCCGATTACATCATCGGCGTGCCCTGGCAAAGCCCCGCCTCTTTCTTCCACGAAACCTGGGGATACCGTTCCTGGCAGGAACGCGGCGACATCAACGCCAAGATCCGGGAAAAACTGACGAGCCTGGTACGCGTGGCCTCCCGCGGAGGCAACTTCCTCCTCAACATCGGCCCCAAAGGCGACGGCACCGTCGTGGATTTCGAACGGGACGCCCTGCTCGCCATCGGCCAATGGCTCAACACAAACAGCGAAGCGATCTACGGCACCCAGCCCGACCCTTTCCATGTTCCTTTCGACTGGGGCAGCATCACCAGCCGTAAAAACAAGCTTTACCTCCACCTCATGGACCGCCCCGCCAACAACACCATCGTACTGCCCGGCCTGAAAGGCAAGGTAAGCGCAGCGCGTGTCATCGGCGGCCCTGCCAAAGTGAAAACGTCCGAAGGAAAAGACGGTCTTCACATCCAGCTGCCAGAAACCCTCGACATGAGCGGGCTTTTCCAGGTGGTGGAACTCACCTTCACCAACGGCTACACCGTTCCCCCGGCCAATATCCGCCCGTTGACCGCCGGCCTGGCGCTTGACAATTCCAACGCCTTCCCCTATTTCAGCAACGCCACTATCGATTATAACACCAGTTTCACCAGCACGATCCGTAACGCCTGGGCCCTGGAACCCCAGCGCAGCGGCTCTTTCCGCCCCACTTTGACCTACACCGAAGAGGAAAAAGGCCGCACCATCGATCTCGAACTGGGCACCAAAACCACTCCCGTTCTCCTGGATGGCGGAAAAGCGGAACAACTGAATAACGATATCGCCAGCCTGCAAACCGGCCCCATCCACATCCTGGGCCCCTTGTATTCCGGCCCCGGCGGCACACATGGCTCCCTCGCGCAGGTAGACCTTTCCAAACCCTGGCCCCGCCAAGACGGGAAAAGCTGGGTAGCCCATCCCGAATGGAAAAACGGCACCCAATACGCCATCGATGCGAAAAGGCCCGCCGGCGCCATGACCGCACACTATCTCCTCCAGGAAATAACCGCCCCCGCCGCCCAAAACGTACTCGTAAAGCTCACGAGCGGCGATGGCATTATAGTATTCCTGAATGGCAGGCAGCTCCTCATCCAGAATAATCCCTTCCGCAAGGATAAACTGGACCATTACGTACTACTACCATTGCAAGCCGGGAAAAACCAGCTTACAGTTAAACTGTTCAACTATTTCCTCAACGCCGTTCCCTTTAACATCGACTTCAACGTTCCCCAGGCCATATATCACCTGGAACTGCCGGAGATCCGCATGCAGAAGGGGACTTACTTCCCGGTAAGCTGGCAATTGCACAACCCGTCCACACCGCACGATGAGATGGGATTGCCCAATCTGAAACTGACGTTCGAATAG
- the hflX gene encoding GTPase HflX produces MIEKTQAVAADERAVLIGLIHKEQTEPQVQEYLDELAFLAETAGATAVKRFTQRLPHPDRATFIGKGKLEEVRQFVAGKDIQLVIFDDELTGSQISNIQKELKVKVIDRSDLILDIFARRARTAQAKVQVELAQYQYILPRLRGMWTHLERQKGGIGMRGPGETEIETDRRIVKDKISLLRKRLAEIDKQSLTQRKDRGEFIRVALVGYTNVGKSTLMNLLSKSEVFAENKLFATLDTTTRKVVFEQTPFLLSDTVGFIRKLPHHLVESFKSTLDEVRESDILLHVVDISHAQYEDQIEVVNRTLTELKSLDKPTILIFNKMDLYEKQTFDEWLTEDVKTDILNQLKESWQHRTNGNCVFVSATERRNIEELRTTIMEKVMQLYRERYPYKSEFFY; encoded by the coding sequence TTGATTGAAAAAACACAGGCAGTAGCCGCGGACGAACGGGCCGTGCTGATTGGACTGATCCATAAGGAACAAACGGAGCCCCAGGTGCAGGAGTACCTGGACGAGCTGGCATTTCTGGCCGAAACGGCGGGCGCCACCGCGGTGAAGCGCTTCACCCAGCGGCTGCCGCATCCCGACAGGGCTACCTTCATTGGGAAGGGCAAGCTGGAGGAAGTACGGCAGTTCGTGGCCGGGAAAGACATCCAGCTGGTGATCTTCGACGACGAGCTGACCGGCTCCCAGATATCCAATATTCAAAAAGAACTGAAGGTGAAGGTGATCGACCGGAGCGACCTGATCCTCGACATATTTGCCCGTCGCGCCCGCACGGCCCAGGCCAAGGTGCAGGTGGAGCTGGCGCAATACCAGTACATCCTGCCCCGCCTCCGCGGTATGTGGACGCACCTGGAAAGGCAGAAAGGGGGTATCGGGATGAGGGGGCCCGGTGAAACGGAGATCGAAACGGACCGCCGTATCGTGAAAGACAAGATTTCCCTCCTCCGCAAGCGCCTCGCCGAAATCGACAAACAATCGCTGACCCAGCGGAAAGACCGGGGAGAATTCATCCGGGTGGCGCTGGTGGGGTACACGAACGTGGGGAAAAGCACGCTCATGAACCTGCTCAGCAAAAGTGAGGTGTTCGCAGAGAATAAATTGTTCGCCACGCTGGATACGACCACCCGCAAAGTGGTGTTCGAGCAGACGCCCTTTTTGCTCAGTGATACGGTGGGTTTCATCCGGAAGCTGCCGCACCATTTGGTGGAAAGCTTCAAATCCACGCTGGATGAGGTCCGCGAGAGCGATATCCTCCTGCATGTGGTGGATATCAGCCATGCGCAGTACGAAGACCAGATCGAAGTGGTGAACCGTACGCTGACCGAGCTGAAATCGCTCGACAAGCCGACCATTCTCATTTTCAACAAGATGGACCTGTACGAGAAGCAGACTTTCGACGAGTGGTTGACGGAAGACGTGAAAACCGACATCCTCAATCAGTTAAAGGAAAGCTGGCAGCATCGTACGAACGGGAACTGCGTGTTCGTTTCGGCGACGGAGCGGCGGAACATCGAGGAGCTGCGGACAACGATCATGGAGAAAGTGATGCAGTTGTACCGGGAGCGGTATCCTTACAAATCCGAATTTTTCTATTAA
- a CDS encoding porin family protein — protein sequence MKKLLLSLGILGISATTFAQDKVAGAAMSKVRQSRDFLVIGFSYDGWASAPDSVKTKGLSRGFSIAFMYDIPIAKEHFSVAAGLGISSSSVFLDKQVIDMSNGNSNAVRFTSSDKYKKYKVATNYLEVPLEFRYRQYSDNANKGFKASIGAKVGMLVNAHTKGKNTLGGDKNIIKEQNKRFFNPWRFAGTARIGYGNIALFGTMNFNPLFKDNTNLDIRPYSIGIALTGL from the coding sequence ATGAAAAAATTACTTTTGTCGCTGGGTATTCTCGGCATATCCGCAACCACGTTTGCGCAGGATAAAGTGGCCGGTGCTGCCATGAGCAAGGTTCGGCAGAGCAGGGACTTCCTGGTGATCGGATTTTCGTATGACGGCTGGGCATCCGCGCCGGATAGTGTGAAAACGAAGGGATTGTCCCGCGGTTTCAGTATTGCTTTCATGTACGATATTCCCATCGCGAAGGAGCATTTCAGCGTTGCGGCCGGTCTTGGCATTTCTTCGAGCAGCGTGTTCCTGGACAAGCAGGTGATCGATATGAGCAACGGCAACTCCAATGCTGTGCGCTTCACCAGCTCCGACAAGTATAAAAAATACAAAGTAGCCACCAACTACCTGGAAGTTCCCCTGGAATTCCGCTATCGCCAGTATTCCGATAACGCCAACAAAGGCTTCAAAGCCTCTATCGGCGCGAAAGTGGGCATGCTGGTAAATGCGCATACGAAGGGCAAGAACACGCTCGGCGGCGACAAGAATATCATCAAGGAGCAAAACAAGCGGTTCTTCAACCCCTGGCGTTTCGCGGGCACGGCGCGTATCGGTTACGGTAACATCGCCCTGTTCGGCACCATGAACTTTAACCCGCTGTTCAAAGACAACACCAACCTGGACATCAGGCCGTATTCCATCGGTATCGCCCTCACCGGCCTCTGA
- a CDS encoding PAS domain S-box protein, which translates to MKRISNPVIFVFAAAIVSVAWFTWSAWMSDAASMRMNARVRLTTEKIRLLEQVAYQARALEAAVRGYVITGDTGFLGREDLSEARLRAPIQSLAVLAGDNALEAAQVDTLHNLVYDRIVFSQYLVRTAHESSVMAGAMVQTRHPVGPDPLTQLTGRMLVDQYEQFNDLTGPAWYDRLPFVLALSGGIGAVIVLGAGLMGVIRNVRKAGLAENKLRENEERYRLLIEDAGVTLFTSNRGGFFTYVNSKAKELTGYEPHELVGKQYIDLLDASEHKRLRKFYEQQAFDGNRESTVRFQIRRKNGERRWVEQHVVLLRKNGLFSGYQCIVKDITAEKTKEVELIRAQKEMETLHERFESVLFNTPNIIFIKDTLGRYVLVNKRFESTFGLTPEQVIGRTDRDFPEKLNAETSAETDRRVLLEEKMMEVEDTLDIEGETRYFHIAKFPIRDPQGRVYGLCGVATDITQRIAREHELMASRKKAETAHSRMEHFMANMSHELRTPLNGIIGFTNLLENHTLNNEQQDYLQDIKGSAGNLLVLVNSLLDFSSIRAGKMHLEKAAFDPAGLIRQTLDRYGDRATEKGLRLECEMEDDLRAPLLGDPTRLQQILHNLIDNAIKFTHQGGVTLAVSSAPLENRKVSLRFSVSDTGIGIPEEMRGKVGQVFTQLDVGDVRKYGGIGLGLALTRELIALHNGTLDVQGNPGGGTRIEFSIPYQLDVPETIADTPLPDAVLLPLSGKLILLAEDSLLNQKLAIKTLNGAGATVDLAENGAEAVRMYVEKPYDCILMDIQMPEMDGLEATRIIREAGSAIPIIAFTACALKGDRERCLLAGMNEYVSKPFVPKELFQRVLEAIGERFPDTAPFVTDAWEEAPDEIKIDLRHLKSVAENDREYLLEVLKSFMQNTGPMFHRLLAATSGGDWVHAARLAKVLYASLMIVRIHPLSYNIVQIRQKLEANAEPLTILSDIHLAIKHYKQSLVLLEEEIRKLRPSGA; encoded by the coding sequence ATGAAACGTATCAGCAACCCCGTCATTTTCGTATTTGCGGCCGCCATCGTGTCTGTCGCCTGGTTTACCTGGAGCGCCTGGATGTCTGACGCGGCCTCGATGCGGATGAACGCACGGGTGAGACTGACCACCGAAAAAATTCGCCTGCTGGAGCAGGTGGCTTACCAGGCCCGCGCCCTCGAAGCCGCCGTTCGCGGCTATGTCATTACCGGAGACACGGGGTTTCTCGGCAGGGAAGACCTGTCTGAAGCCCGCCTTCGCGCCCCCATCCAAAGCCTCGCAGTACTCGCGGGCGATAATGCCCTCGAAGCAGCACAGGTAGACACGCTCCATAATCTCGTGTACGACCGCATCGTATTCTCCCAATACCTCGTGCGTACCGCACACGAATCATCCGTCATGGCCGGCGCCATGGTCCAGACGCGCCATCCCGTTGGCCCTGATCCCCTCACCCAGCTCACAGGGCGCATGCTCGTAGATCAATACGAACAGTTCAACGACCTCACCGGGCCCGCCTGGTACGACCGCCTGCCTTTCGTGCTTGCCCTCAGCGGCGGCATCGGCGCGGTGATCGTTCTCGGCGCAGGGCTCATGGGCGTGATCCGCAACGTCCGCAAAGCCGGCCTCGCCGAAAACAAGCTCCGCGAAAACGAAGAAAGATACCGCCTCCTCATCGAAGACGCCGGCGTTACCCTCTTCACCTCCAACCGCGGCGGATTCTTCACCTACGTCAACAGCAAAGCCAAAGAGCTCACCGGATACGAGCCGCATGAGCTTGTCGGAAAACAATACATCGACCTGCTCGACGCTTCAGAGCACAAACGCCTCCGCAAATTCTACGAGCAACAGGCGTTCGACGGCAACCGCGAATCCACCGTCCGCTTCCAGATCCGCCGCAAAAACGGGGAACGGAGATGGGTAGAGCAGCACGTAGTGTTGCTGCGGAAAAACGGCCTGTTCAGCGGATATCAATGTATCGTCAAAGACATCACCGCCGAAAAAACGAAGGAAGTTGAGCTCATCCGCGCGCAGAAAGAAATGGAAACGCTCCATGAAAGGTTCGAATCCGTTCTCTTCAACACGCCGAACATCATTTTCATTAAAGACACCCTGGGCCGGTATGTGCTCGTCAACAAACGCTTCGAGTCCACTTTCGGCCTCACGCCGGAGCAGGTCATCGGCCGCACAGACCGCGATTTCCCCGAAAAGCTGAACGCGGAAACCAGTGCCGAAACAGACAGGAGAGTATTGCTGGAAGAAAAGATGATGGAAGTGGAAGATACGCTCGACATCGAAGGGGAAACCCGGTATTTCCACATCGCCAAATTCCCCATCCGCGACCCGCAGGGGCGGGTATACGGACTTTGCGGAGTGGCTACAGACATCACCCAGCGCATCGCCCGCGAACATGAACTGATGGCTTCGAGAAAGAAAGCGGAAACGGCGCATAGCCGCATGGAGCACTTCATGGCCAACATGAGCCACGAACTGCGCACGCCGCTGAACGGGATCATCGGTTTCACCAACCTGCTGGAAAACCATACGCTCAACAACGAACAGCAGGATTACCTGCAGGATATCAAAGGATCAGCGGGGAACCTGCTGGTGCTCGTGAATTCGCTGCTGGATTTTTCCAGTATCCGCGCCGGAAAAATGCACCTGGAAAAAGCTGCTTTCGACCCCGCGGGCCTTATCCGGCAAACGCTCGACCGTTATGGCGACCGCGCCACCGAAAAAGGGCTGCGGCTGGAATGCGAAATGGAAGACGATCTCAGGGCCCCGCTGCTGGGAGACCCTACCCGCCTCCAGCAAATCCTCCACAACCTGATCGACAATGCCATCAAATTCACCCACCAGGGCGGCGTAACCCTCGCCGTGAGCTCCGCCCCGCTCGAAAACCGGAAGGTTTCTCTCCGGTTCTCCGTTTCAGATACGGGGATCGGCATCCCGGAAGAAATGCGCGGCAAGGTAGGACAGGTATTTACACAACTCGACGTAGGCGATGTCCGCAAATACGGCGGGATCGGCCTGGGGCTTGCGCTCACCCGCGAGCTCATTGCGTTGCACAATGGCACCCTCGATGTGCAGGGCAATCCCGGCGGCGGTACCCGCATCGAATTTTCCATCCCCTACCAGCTCGATGTGCCGGAAACCATCGCCGATACGCCTTTGCCCGACGCCGTGTTGCTGCCGCTTTCGGGAAAACTCATCCTGCTGGCGGAAGACAGCCTGCTGAATCAGAAACTGGCCATCAAAACCCTGAACGGCGCCGGCGCCACGGTAGACCTTGCCGAAAACGGCGCAGAGGCGGTGCGCATGTATGTCGAAAAACCCTACGACTGCATCCTCATGGATATTCAAATGCCTGAAATGGACGGATTGGAAGCCACGCGCATCATCCGCGAAGCCGGTTCCGCCATCCCCATCATCGCATTTACGGCCTGCGCCCTCAAGGGCGACCGCGAACGTTGCCTGCTGGCGGGGATGAACGAATACGTCTCCAAACCGTTCGTGCCCAAAGAGCTTTTCCAGCGGGTGCTCGAAGCCATCGGCGAACGGTTCCCCGACACCGCGCCTTTCGTGACCGATGCCTGGGAAGAGGCGCCCGACGAGATCAAGATCGATCTGCGGCACCTGAAAAGCGTTGCGGAAAATGACCGGGAATATTTGCTGGAAGTGCTGAAATCGTTCATGCAGAACACCGGGCCCATGTTTCACCGGTTGCTGGCGGCTACGTCGGGCGGGGATTGGGTCCATGCGGCAAGGTTGGCCAAAGTGCTGTACGCCAGCCTGATGATCGTGCGGATACATCCGCTTTCCTATAACATCGTGCAGATCCGGCAAAAGCTGGAGGCCAATGCGGAGCCGCTCACCATCCTGTCAGACATTCACCTCGCCATTAAACATTACAAGCAATCGCTGGTGTTGCTGGAAGAGGAGATCCGGAAGCTCAGGCCTTCGGGAGCCTGA
- a CDS encoding enoyl-CoA hydratase-related protein encodes MFNSLLYEVHQNIATITLNRPDVYNAFNDELSYELQDALKQADKDAAVRAVVLTGAGKAFCSGQDLKAAMGVDGKPRNLGDSLHKRYNPIIRAIRNMPKPVICRLNGVAAGAGCSLALACDVIIASDQASLIEIFINIALVLDSGSSYFLPRAVGYHRAFELATKATKLSATEAKEMGLLNKVVPLADLDGAVALEAEFYANAPTKAIGLMKKMLTKGMTENLDAVLEYEAYCQEIAGNTTDNKEGVTAFLEKRKPVFTGK; translated from the coding sequence ATGTTCAACTCCTTACTGTACGAGGTCCACCAAAACATCGCCACCATTACCCTCAATCGCCCGGACGTTTACAATGCCTTCAACGACGAGCTCAGTTACGAATTACAGGACGCCCTGAAGCAGGCAGACAAAGACGCTGCCGTGCGCGCCGTGGTGCTAACGGGCGCCGGGAAGGCATTTTGCAGCGGACAAGACCTGAAAGCCGCCATGGGGGTAGATGGGAAACCCCGAAACCTGGGGGATTCCCTGCATAAGCGGTACAACCCCATCATCCGCGCTATCCGGAACATGCCCAAGCCGGTAATTTGCCGGCTGAACGGCGTGGCGGCCGGAGCGGGATGCTCGCTGGCGCTGGCTTGCGACGTGATCATCGCGTCTGACCAGGCCTCGCTGATAGAAATTTTCATCAACATCGCGCTGGTGCTGGATTCCGGCTCTTCATACTTTTTACCGCGGGCCGTGGGGTACCATCGCGCGTTTGAGCTGGCTACCAAAGCCACGAAGCTCAGTGCGACGGAAGCGAAGGAAATGGGCCTCCTCAACAAAGTGGTACCGCTCGCCGACCTGGACGGGGCCGTGGCGCTGGAGGCCGAGTTCTACGCCAATGCGCCCACGAAAGCCATCGGCCTCATGAAAAAAATGCTGACCAAAGGCATGACCGAAAACCTGGACGCAGTGCTGGAATACGAGGCCTACTGCCAGGAGATCGCAGGGAACACCACCGATAACAAGGAAGGTGTCACGGCTTTCCTGGAGAAACGGAAACCGGTTTTTACGGGGAAATAG
- a CDS encoding Rieske (2Fe-2S) protein yields MAKQYNWYRLTGADDPVAEESRITVQEVNGKKICVARQGGELYAFAYKCPHAGGLMSDGFLDDRGNVVCPLHRYKFALRNGYNSSGEGFYLRTYPIECRADGIYIGMEKSWLSW; encoded by the coding sequence ATGGCGAAGCAATACAACTGGTACCGGCTGACGGGCGCAGATGATCCCGTGGCGGAGGAATCGCGTATTACAGTTCAGGAAGTGAACGGGAAGAAGATATGTGTGGCGCGGCAGGGTGGCGAGTTGTATGCTTTTGCGTATAAATGTCCGCATGCGGGGGGCCTGATGTCCGACGGTTTTCTGGACGACCGTGGGAATGTGGTGTGCCCCCTGCACCGTTACAAATTTGCGTTGCGGAACGGATATAATTCCAGTGGCGAGGGTTTTTACCTTCGCACTTACCCTATTGAGTGCCGCGCCGATGGTATCTACATCGGCATGGAAAAAAGCTGGCTGAGCTGGTGA
- a CDS encoding S9 family peptidase yields MAQQTMTPELLWKLGRVGGETVLEDGTVVFGVSRFSLEDNKSERNLYSIALTGGAPKQLTTAPGGESFVKSLPGGKILYSYKGQLWEMDKDGTNPVQKTKVDGGLQNIRISPDGKHILFSKEVEMEKVLAKDKYADLPKANAHIYTNLNYRHWDTWEDGKFNHVFFATFDAASGEVGTPTDIMAGEAFDCPQMPFGGAEDFIWSPDGSQIIYVCKKKHGKDYAVSTNTDIYRYTLATQKTENLSEGMNGYDVAPQFSPNGKQLLWQSMASDGFEADKNDVIVLDIASGKKNNLTARWDGTVASARFAADGKTVQFLAATKGTEQLFIVPVTGGEVKQLTKGQYDINGFVGQHGQTLVVTRTDMNHAAELFTVNLKDGAVAPLTQVNNDIYGDLKMSKVSERWIKTTDGKDMLAWVIYPPDFDPNKKYPTLLYCQGGPQSALSQFYSFRWNFQLMAAQGYIVIAPNRRGMPGHGVKWNAEISKDWGGQPIRDYLAAIDDLAKEPYVDKARLGAVGASYGGYSVFMLAGVHEKRFKTFIAHDGLFDLRSWYGTTEELWFANWDIGAYFDKANAKSYEQFNPSNLVNKWDTPIMIVQGGIDFRVGIEQGLQAFQAAQLNGIKSKLVYFPEENHWVLGAQNAITWQREFFSWLKETL; encoded by the coding sequence ATGGCACAGCAAACAATGACCCCCGAGCTCCTCTGGAAACTCGGAAGGGTAGGCGGAGAAACGGTGCTGGAAGACGGGACCGTCGTTTTCGGCGTTTCCCGGTTCAGCCTGGAAGACAATAAAAGCGAACGCAACCTGTATTCCATCGCCCTCACCGGCGGCGCTCCCAAACAGCTGACCACCGCCCCCGGCGGCGAATCGTTCGTGAAATCGCTCCCCGGCGGCAAAATCCTCTATAGCTACAAAGGCCAGCTCTGGGAAATGGACAAAGACGGCACCAATCCCGTCCAGAAAACAAAGGTAGACGGCGGCCTGCAGAACATCCGCATTTCGCCCGACGGCAAGCATATCCTCTTCTCCAAAGAAGTGGAAATGGAAAAAGTACTGGCGAAAGACAAATACGCCGATCTTCCCAAAGCCAACGCCCACATCTACACCAACCTGAACTACCGCCACTGGGACACCTGGGAAGACGGCAAGTTCAACCACGTTTTCTTCGCCACCTTCGACGCCGCTTCAGGAGAAGTTGGCACACCGACAGACATTATGGCGGGGGAAGCGTTCGACTGTCCGCAGATGCCTTTCGGCGGCGCGGAAGACTTTATCTGGAGCCCGGACGGGTCGCAGATCATCTACGTTTGCAAGAAAAAGCACGGTAAAGACTACGCCGTAAGCACCAATACCGACATCTACCGCTATACGCTGGCTACCCAAAAAACCGAAAACCTTTCCGAAGGCATGAACGGGTACGACGTGGCACCGCAGTTCAGCCCCAACGGCAAGCAGCTCCTCTGGCAAAGCATGGCCAGCGACGGGTTTGAGGCCGACAAAAACGACGTGATCGTGCTGGATATCGCTTCCGGCAAAAAAAATAACCTTACCGCCAGGTGGGACGGCACCGTTGCCTCGGCCCGGTTTGCGGCAGACGGGAAAACCGTTCAGTTCCTGGCCGCCACCAAAGGCACGGAGCAGCTTTTCATCGTTCCTGTAACGGGCGGCGAAGTGAAACAGCTCACCAAAGGGCAATATGATATCAACGGGTTCGTAGGCCAGCACGGGCAAACGCTGGTAGTGACGAGAACGGATATGAACCATGCCGCCGAGCTGTTCACCGTTAACCTGAAAGACGGTGCCGTGGCGCCGCTGACCCAGGTGAACAACGATATTTACGGTGATCTGAAGATGAGCAAGGTGTCTGAACGCTGGATCAAAACCACCGACGGCAAGGATATGCTCGCCTGGGTGATTTACCCGCCCGATTTCGACCCGAACAAAAAATATCCCACGCTGCTGTACTGCCAGGGCGGCCCGCAAAGCGCGCTGAGCCAATTTTATTCCTTCCGCTGGAACTTCCAGCTGATGGCGGCGCAGGGCTACATCGTCATCGCACCGAACCGCCGCGGGATGCCCGGGCACGGTGTGAAATGGAACGCTGAAATCAGCAAAGACTGGGGCGGCCAGCCCATCCGCGATTACCTGGCGGCCATCGACGACCTCGCCAAGGAGCCGTATGTGGACAAGGCGCGCCTCGGCGCGGTGGGGGCCAGCTACGGCGGATATTCCGTGTTCATGCTGGCAGGCGTTCATGAAAAAAGGTTCAAAACTTTCATCGCGCACGACGGGCTGTTCGACCTCCGCAGCTGGTACGGTACCACCGAAGAGCTGTGGTTCGCCAACTGGGACATCGGCGCGTATTTCGACAAAGCCAACGCCAAATCGTACGAGCAGTTCAATCCCAGCAACCTCGTGAACAAGTGGGATACGCCCATCATGATCGTGCAGGGCGGCATCGACTTCCGCGTGGGCATCGAACAGGGGCTGCAGGCCTTCCAGGCGGCGCAACTCAATGGCATCAAGAGCAAGCTCGTCTATTTCCCGGAAGAGAACCACTGGGTGCTGGGCGCACAGAACGCCATCACCTGGCAGCGTGAATTCTTCAGCTGGCTGAAAGAAACTTTATAG